A window of the Rhodoferax sp. GW822-FHT02A01 genome harbors these coding sequences:
- the lptC gene encoding LPS export ABC transporter periplasmic protein LptC, giving the protein MWNARTFIREAGDRFFLYLPLLCMAVLALGTYWMVRTTPAVETPGAPRVQRHDPDYFMQGFSVKTFDAAGRIRSEVMGDKVRHYPDTQWLEIDGIRIRSFDTKGHLTTASADRGLTNQDGSEVQLMGNAVVVREANREAGKDETPRMQYRSEFLHAFMDTERLKSHLPVEILRGKDRFTADSMDYDNVEQIVQLNGRVRGTLVPTPQH; this is encoded by the coding sequence ATGTGGAACGCGCGCACTTTCATTCGCGAGGCCGGAGACCGTTTCTTTCTGTACCTGCCGCTCTTGTGCATGGCGGTTCTGGCGCTGGGCACGTACTGGATGGTGCGCACCACGCCCGCAGTCGAGACGCCCGGCGCGCCCAGAGTGCAGCGGCACGATCCCGACTATTTCATGCAGGGGTTTTCGGTCAAAACCTTCGATGCAGCGGGCCGTATCCGCAGCGAGGTCATGGGCGACAAGGTACGCCACTATCCCGATACCCAATGGCTGGAAATTGATGGCATCCGCATCCGCTCCTTTGATACCAAGGGCCATCTGACGACGGCATCCGCAGACCGGGGGCTGACCAACCAGGACGGCTCGGAGGTGCAACTGATGGGGAACGCGGTGGTGGTGCGTGAGGCCAACCGGGAAGCGGGGAAGGACGAAACGCCGCGCATGCAGTATCGCAGTGAGTTTTTACACGCTTTCATGGATACGGAGCGTTTGAAGTCCCACCTGCCGGTGGAAATTCTGCGTGGCAAGGACCGGTTTACGGCAGACAGCATGGACTACGACAATGTCGAGCAGATCGTGCAGCTCAACGGACGGGTGCGCGGTACGCTAGTGCCCACTCCCCAGCACTGA
- a CDS encoding SDR family oxidoreductase encodes MASLVFITGASSGIGQSLAWRFYQAGYNLALVARRTEVVREWMQVKGISAERCHVYGADVADVNSIVHAGQQCMLSQGLPDVVIANAGISIGMDTAIRSDLDVMAQTFATNNVGLAATFHPFIDGMCKQGSGTLVGIGSVAGIRGLPGHGAYCASKAAVISYCESLRGELRASGVRVVTVCPGYIDTPLTRKNRYSMPFLMSTDDFADRAAHTILAGDSYRVIPWQMGWVAKLLRLLPNALLDKALAGRPRKHRADEA; translated from the coding sequence ATGGCTTCATTGGTTTTCATTACCGGCGCATCCAGTGGCATCGGCCAGTCCCTGGCCTGGCGCTTTTACCAAGCGGGCTACAACTTGGCTCTGGTAGCGCGCCGCACGGAAGTGGTACGGGAATGGATGCAGGTCAAGGGCATTTCTGCTGAACGCTGCCACGTCTATGGTGCCGACGTTGCGGACGTGAACAGCATCGTGCATGCGGGGCAGCAGTGCATGCTCAGCCAGGGGTTGCCGGATGTCGTCATTGCAAACGCGGGCATCAGCATCGGCATGGACACGGCGATCCGGTCAGATTTGGACGTCATGGCGCAGACTTTTGCCACCAACAACGTGGGCCTGGCGGCGACTTTCCATCCTTTTATTGACGGCATGTGCAAGCAGGGTTCCGGCACCCTGGTCGGTATCGGCAGCGTGGCAGGTATTCGCGGGTTGCCTGGGCATGGCGCCTACTGCGCAAGCAAGGCGGCTGTCATTTCCTATTGCGAGAGCCTGCGCGGCGAGTTACGCGCAAGCGGAGTGCGTGTGGTCACTGTCTGTCCGGGATACATCGATACGCCGCTCACCCGCAAGAACCGCTATTCCATGCCGTTCCTGATGTCGACGGATGACTTTGCTGATCGTGCCGCTCACACGATTCTGGCAGGCGACAGCTACCGGGTCATTCCCTGGCAAATGGGATGGGTAGCCAAACTCTTGCGGCTATTGCCCAATGCATTGCTGGACAAAGCCCTGGCGGGCAGGCCGCGCAAGCATCGTGCTGATGAGGCTTGA
- a CDS encoding RNA-binding protein, translated as MGNKLYVGNLPYSFRDEDLQQTFAPHGTVTSAKVMMERDTGRSKGFGFVEMGSDAEAQAAINGVNGQQFGGRGLVVNEARPMEPRPPRSGGFGGGAGGGGGYGGGGRSGGGGYGGGGRSGGGGGYGGGRGSSY; from the coding sequence ATGGGCAACAAACTTTACGTTGGCAACCTGCCATATTCTTTCCGTGACGAAGACCTGCAGCAAACCTTTGCTCCCCACGGTACCGTTACTAGCGCCAAGGTCATGATGGAACGTGACACTGGCCGCTCCAAGGGCTTCGGCTTCGTGGAAATGGGCAGCGATGCGGAGGCACAAGCTGCCATCAACGGCGTTAACGGCCAACAATTCGGTGGCCGCGGCTTGGTTGTCAACGAAGCACGTCCCATGGAACCCCGTCCTCCCCGTTCCGGCGGCTTCGGCGGCGGTGCTGGCGGTGGCGGCGGCTACGGTGGTGGCGGTCGCTCCGGCGGCGGTGGTTACGGCGGTGGCGGCCGTTCTGGCGGCGGCGGTGGTTACGGCGGTGGCCGTGGCAGCAGCTACTAA
- a CDS encoding zf-HC2 domain-containing protein, producing MTPFKRTCKEATALMVAREDRALGLADRLALRLHLLICEACPRFERQMLAMRNGMKQWRNYTTQD from the coding sequence GTGACGCCATTCAAAAGAACCTGCAAAGAAGCCACCGCCCTGATGGTGGCCCGGGAGGACCGCGCGCTGGGTCTGGCAGACCGGCTGGCTTTGCGCCTGCATTTGCTGATCTGCGAGGCGTGCCCGCGATTTGAGCGACAAATGCTCGCCATGCGCAACGGCATGAAACAGTGGCGCAATTACACGACACAGGACTGA
- a CDS encoding sigma-70 family RNA polymerase sigma factor yields MKFARLQLRNETWAEDAVSEVLVAALSKPQSFGNRSQLKTWLVGILKHKIIDALRLHGREVCQMDDSTDGQEDPLELLGFKPDGHYVEAPAEWGNPEQQSSSRQFFEILEACANRLPAVQGRLFLMREWLELSSEEICKELALTPTNLYVQLHRARLRLRECLELNWYGNKVNS; encoded by the coding sequence ATGAAGTTCGCGCGCCTGCAATTGCGCAACGAAACCTGGGCGGAGGACGCCGTGTCGGAAGTTCTGGTAGCAGCCCTGTCCAAGCCGCAATCTTTCGGAAATCGCTCACAACTCAAGACCTGGCTGGTGGGCATACTCAAGCACAAGATCATCGATGCACTGCGTCTGCACGGGCGTGAAGTGTGTCAGATGGACGATTCCACGGATGGCCAGGAAGATCCACTGGAACTGCTGGGTTTCAAGCCGGACGGGCACTACGTGGAAGCGCCCGCCGAATGGGGCAACCCCGAGCAGCAAAGTAGCAGCCGCCAGTTCTTTGAAATTCTGGAAGCCTGTGCCAACCGACTACCTGCCGTGCAGGGGCGCCTGTTCCTGATGCGCGAGTGGCTGGAGCTCAGCAGCGAGGAAATCTGTAAGGAATTGGCCCTGACTCCGACCAATCTGTACGTTCAATTGCACCGTGCCAGATTGCGATTGCGTGAGTGCCTGGAATTAAACTGGTACGGCAACAAGGTGAATTCGTGA
- a CDS encoding DUF2282 domain-containing protein has protein sequence MKHASMIAATAATLMTLALASAPAAAAEKEKCFGIAKAGQNDCASTTGVHSCAGQSKVDMDKAEWKYVAKGTCKDMKGMTADEAMKPKT, from the coding sequence ATGAAACACGCTTCCATGATTGCAGCCACCGCCGCCACTTTGATGACGCTGGCACTCGCTTCTGCGCCAGCCGCTGCGGCAGAAAAAGAAAAATGTTTTGGCATTGCCAAGGCCGGTCAGAACGACTGCGCTAGCACCACCGGCGTGCATTCCTGTGCCGGACAGTCCAAGGTGGACATGGACAAGGCGGAATGGAAGTACGTGGCCAAGGGCACCTGCAAGGACATGAAGGGTATGACGGCCGACGAAGCCATGAAGCCCAAGACCTGA
- a CDS encoding DUF692 domain-containing protein encodes MNLPSPHRPLQTGLGWRQPHYAQLLQQQPALDFLEVHSENFFAPGGATLAVLERGRSSYPVSLHGVGLSLGSALGLDDWHLDRLAELVNRIDPVRVSDHASFARATYAGSAVHAADLLPLPFTQEALDVLCRNVQRVQDRLKRRFMVENLSAYLQWTPASDPSLEETDFLNALASRTGCALLVDINNIYVNAQNAQLAGLCADPLTSCARWLERIAPQAVAELHLAGHCHVQDEHGEIFIDDHGSRVCQPVWDLYRHAVGCFGAVPTLLEWDTDIPALEVLLTEVERSRDEAWQVLGSGA; translated from the coding sequence GTGAATCTGCCTTCTCCACACCGTCCCTTGCAGACTGGCCTGGGCTGGCGTCAGCCGCATTACGCCCAACTGCTGCAACAGCAGCCTGCGCTGGATTTTCTGGAGGTGCATTCCGAAAACTTCTTCGCGCCCGGCGGGGCCACCTTGGCGGTGCTGGAGCGCGGACGCAGTTCCTACCCGGTCAGCCTGCATGGGGTGGGGTTGTCGTTGGGCTCGGCGCTGGGGCTGGATGACTGGCACCTCGACCGGTTGGCCGAGCTGGTCAACCGGATCGACCCGGTGCGCGTGAGTGACCATGCCAGTTTTGCGCGCGCAACCTATGCGGGAAGTGCGGTGCATGCGGCCGACCTGCTGCCATTGCCTTTCACCCAGGAGGCGCTGGACGTGCTCTGCAGGAATGTGCAGCGCGTGCAGGACCGCCTGAAGCGGCGCTTCATGGTGGAGAACCTGTCGGCCTATCTGCAATGGACGCCTGCATCGGACCCCTCTCTGGAGGAGACCGACTTTCTGAACGCATTGGCGAGTCGTACCGGGTGCGCCCTGCTGGTGGATATCAACAACATCTACGTCAATGCGCAGAACGCCCAGTTGGCGGGTCTGTGTGCTGATCCTTTGACAAGCTGTGCACGCTGGCTGGAGCGCATTGCGCCCCAGGCCGTCGCAGAGCTGCATCTGGCCGGGCATTGCCATGTACAGGACGAACATGGCGAGATATTCATCGATGACCACGGCAGCCGCGTGTGCCAGCCCGTCTGGGACTTGTACCGCCATGCCGTGGGTTGTTTTGGCGCGGTTCCCACTTTGCTGGAGTGGGATACCGACATTCCTGCGCTGGAAGTCCTGCTGACTGAGGTAGAGCGCTCCCGCGACGAGGCGTGGCAGGTTCTGGGGAGCGGCGCATGA
- a CDS encoding DNA-binding domain-containing protein: MSSLASQQQALLEALFAWPVQAAAQRLAEQAIGVGASPQRGLQVYQANGHVLAERALQDAYPVLVQMLGTESFAHLARALWHAHPPTQGDIAQWGERLAEFVQQSAQLQEEPYLADVARTEWAMHLCSRAVDQEAALSTLVLLTTEDPQTLGLILAPGLATVCSPWPVASILLAHLQGTPSLAEVGAQLRSRTPQDVVVWRQDFQVRLRQTLPGECALLTALMAGASLEGALDQAPLLDFPQWLPMAVQTGLVLGGQRLTDEMASNRP, translated from the coding sequence ATGAGCAGTCTGGCGTCGCAGCAGCAAGCCTTGCTGGAAGCGCTGTTTGCCTGGCCGGTGCAAGCGGCTGCACAGAGACTGGCCGAGCAGGCAATAGGCGTAGGCGCCAGTCCGCAGCGTGGCCTGCAGGTCTACCAGGCCAACGGCCATGTACTGGCAGAGCGTGCATTGCAGGACGCCTACCCGGTATTGGTGCAGATGCTGGGCACGGAGAGCTTTGCCCACCTGGCGCGTGCCCTGTGGCATGCCCATCCGCCCACGCAGGGCGATATTGCGCAGTGGGGTGAACGCCTAGCCGAGTTTGTGCAGCAAAGCGCACAACTGCAGGAGGAACCTTATCTGGCCGACGTGGCCCGGACCGAATGGGCCATGCACCTCTGCAGCAGGGCCGTGGACCAGGAGGCAGCGCTTTCCACGCTGGTACTGCTCACCACGGAAGACCCACAGACGCTGGGGCTGATTCTGGCGCCGGGGCTGGCAACTGTTTGCAGCCCCTGGCCTGTTGCCAGCATCCTGCTGGCGCACTTGCAGGGCACGCCGAGTTTGGCCGAAGTGGGTGCGCAGCTGCGCAGTCGCACGCCACAGGACGTGGTGGTCTGGCGCCAGGACTTTCAGGTGCGGCTGCGCCAGACGCTGCCCGGCGAATGCGCGTTGCTGACCGCGTTGATGGCAGGTGCGTCGCTTGAGGGTGCACTGGATCAGGCGCCTCTGCTCGACTTTCCCCAATGGTTGCCCATGGCTGTGCAGACGGGTCTGGTGTTGGGCGGACAACGGTTGACGGATGAAATGGCGAGCAACCGTCCTTGA